A genomic segment from Acidimicrobiales bacterium encodes:
- a CDS encoding LuxR C-terminal-related transcriptional regulator: protein MEAGEAFTLVATKMTAPTPPSRFAARPELEARLDQAASDDGVRVVLVSAPAGSGKSTLVAAWQQHRSDCAWLQADKADGDPARFWGHVVAALEAVVPGLEDAAGAAIPGSGADATALIERLTNELANTSPALLVIDDYHLIANPVIDEAVEYLIELSPSTFTLVLCTRLDPSVRLGRLRVRGQLAEIRAADLRFAPGDASVLLAQRGGAPSSQQVDALCERTEGWAAGLVLAGMSLAAAADGDAFVASFQGDDRLVVEYLTDEFLSGVTDDDRLRLLQTSVLDRMCGPLIDAVCETTDGTGWLEELATRNQLVVGLGRSSEWYRYHHLLHDVLRMKASASTQLDDLHRRAGAWHRDHGDLDRAAEHLLEAGDLDAAADVIAAHSMDLLNLGQVETVSGYLERLGTTVSTHLRCAVLLGWIHAVQGNVDEADRSLQHLRRLEATSPADAFASGLIAGLAVLIHVNRGDVDSAIADAAVAPEVTDATQTLVLGQAFVWGGRFDDAEPILTRAGRLAAEHSDQFALAGTPSMAAVAALESGETEAARRSARKTIAATAHHGAPEGGHSAVARSVLARTSADPDDARTQARRGVELARGAAGRLTAAYALAGAADVLCALDEADGPALAREARSLVDQCADPGIVGRYLARVEARHQLGGPAPKADGLVADLTEREVAVLRYLPSPMSQREIANELYVSLNTVKTHCKAIYRKLGVGDRKAAVQAARDVDLL, encoded by the coding sequence ATGGAGGCGGGTGAGGCGTTCACGTTGGTGGCGACGAAGATGACTGCGCCGACGCCACCGTCGCGGTTCGCCGCTCGGCCCGAGCTCGAGGCGAGGCTCGATCAGGCGGCCTCCGATGACGGGGTCCGTGTCGTATTGGTGAGCGCACCTGCGGGGTCGGGCAAGTCGACGTTGGTCGCCGCGTGGCAGCAGCACCGGAGCGATTGCGCATGGCTCCAGGCTGACAAGGCCGATGGTGATCCGGCCCGCTTCTGGGGCCATGTGGTGGCCGCGCTCGAGGCGGTCGTTCCCGGCCTCGAGGACGCCGCTGGTGCGGCGATTCCCGGATCGGGGGCCGACGCCACTGCACTCATCGAGCGGCTCACGAACGAACTGGCGAACACCTCGCCGGCGTTGTTGGTCATCGACGACTACCACCTCATCGCCAACCCGGTGATCGACGAGGCCGTCGAGTATCTGATCGAGTTGTCCCCGTCGACGTTCACGTTGGTGCTGTGCACCCGGCTCGATCCTTCGGTGCGACTCGGGAGGCTGCGGGTGAGAGGTCAACTGGCCGAGATTCGCGCTGCCGACCTGCGGTTCGCCCCGGGCGACGCCTCCGTGCTGCTCGCCCAGCGGGGTGGCGCACCCTCGAGCCAACAGGTCGACGCTCTGTGCGAACGCACCGAGGGCTGGGCCGCCGGACTCGTACTCGCCGGCATGTCACTCGCAGCCGCCGCCGACGGCGATGCCTTCGTTGCATCATTCCAAGGCGACGACCGCCTCGTCGTCGAGTACCTCACCGACGAGTTCCTCTCCGGCGTCACCGACGACGACCGCCTCCGCCTCCTGCAAACGTCGGTCCTGGATCGAATGTGCGGACCCCTGATCGACGCGGTGTGTGAAACCACCGACGGCACCGGCTGGCTCGAGGAGCTTGCAACGCGCAACCAGCTGGTGGTCGGGCTCGGCCGGTCCAGCGAGTGGTACCGCTATCACCACCTGCTGCACGACGTGCTCCGCATGAAGGCATCGGCATCGACGCAGTTGGACGACCTGCATCGTCGAGCCGGCGCGTGGCACCGAGACCACGGCGACCTGGATCGCGCCGCCGAGCACCTGTTGGAGGCCGGTGACCTGGACGCAGCCGCCGACGTCATCGCCGCGCACAGCATGGATCTGCTGAACCTGGGCCAGGTGGAGACCGTGAGCGGCTATCTGGAGCGCTTGGGGACCACCGTCAGTACCCACTTGCGGTGTGCCGTGCTGCTCGGCTGGATCCACGCAGTCCAGGGGAACGTGGACGAAGCAGATCGTTCGCTCCAGCACCTGCGCAGGCTCGAAGCCACCAGCCCGGCCGATGCGTTCGCATCGGGGTTGATCGCCGGCCTCGCAGTGCTGATCCACGTGAACCGTGGCGACGTCGACAGCGCCATCGCCGACGCTGCGGTGGCTCCGGAAGTCACCGACGCCACCCAGACGCTCGTTTTGGGTCAGGCGTTCGTGTGGGGAGGCCGTTTCGACGACGCCGAGCCGATCCTGACCCGGGCCGGCAGGCTTGCGGCCGAGCACAGCGACCAGTTCGCATTGGCGGGCACACCGAGCATGGCCGCCGTCGCTGCGCTGGAATCAGGCGAGACCGAGGCCGCGCGCCGATCGGCACGGAAGACCATTGCGGCCACAGCCCACCACGGCGCCCCCGAGGGCGGGCATAGCGCGGTGGCCCGCAGCGTGCTGGCCCGCACCTCCGCTGATCCCGATGACGCACGGACGCAGGCCCGGCGCGGTGTCGAACTGGCGCGCGGTGCCGCCGGCCGCCTGACCGCCGCGTACGCTCTGGCCGGAGCGGCCGATGTCCTCTGCGCGCTCGACGAAGCCGACGGACCAGCGCTCGCCCGCGAAGCCCGGTCGCTCGTCGACCAGTGCGCGGACCCCGGCATCGTCGGTCGGTACCTGGCCCGGGTGGAGGCCCGACACCAGCTCGGTGGCCCCGCACCGAAGGCCGATGGCCTGGTCGCGGACCTGACCGAGCGTGAGGTCGCCGTGCTCCGCTATCTGCCCTCACCCATGTCGCAACGCGAGATCGCCAACGAGCTCTATGTGTCGCTCAACACCGTGAAGACCCACTGCAAGGCGATCTACCGCAAGCTCGGCGTCGGCGACCGCAAGGCCGCCGTCCAGGCCGCCAGAGACGTCGACCTGCTGTAG
- a CDS encoding hemolysin family protein: protein MSDVWIQLGLVGVLVIVNAAFAGTELALVSLREGQLQRLEKQSGTGAVLAKLARQPNQFLATIQIGITLAGFLASAAAAVSLAEPLEEPLGFLGGGAGPASVVVVTLVLAYFTLVFGELAPKRVAMQKAERWGLLMARPLAVLSKLTRPAVWLLSHSTDIAVRLMGADPTVQREEVSEEELRDMVAVQPTFTTEQRQIIDGAFEIAERTLDEILVPRRDVFVVDDAWPCRDALVRLAASGHSRAPVGAGGGLDHVTGMVHLRQLLDAGDEPVSAVVMEIPMFPDSAKALRVLRQMQTRRVQMALVVDEHGGAAGIVTVEDLVEELVGEIYDETDPDLATVVHEADGTIVLPGRFPIHDLPDIDVDVPGGEYTTIAGLVLDRLGSIPAPGDETTVDGWRLTVRAMRGHAITEVALLSTAEPSTEAEPLIEPPEDDR from the coding sequence ATGTCTGACGTGTGGATCCAACTCGGGCTCGTGGGCGTGCTCGTGATCGTCAACGCGGCCTTCGCCGGCACCGAGCTGGCGTTGGTGTCGCTGCGCGAGGGGCAGCTGCAACGGCTGGAGAAGCAGTCCGGCACGGGGGCGGTGCTGGCGAAGCTGGCCCGCCAGCCGAACCAGTTCCTCGCAACCATCCAGATCGGCATCACTCTCGCGGGGTTCCTCGCGTCCGCCGCGGCCGCGGTCTCGCTCGCCGAGCCGTTGGAGGAGCCGCTCGGGTTCCTCGGCGGCGGCGCCGGCCCCGCGTCGGTGGTGGTCGTCACACTCGTGCTGGCGTATTTCACGCTGGTGTTCGGGGAGTTGGCACCGAAGCGGGTCGCCATGCAGAAGGCGGAGCGCTGGGGTCTGCTGATGGCCCGGCCGCTCGCGGTCCTGTCGAAGCTGACCCGCCCGGCGGTGTGGCTGCTGTCGCATTCGACCGACATCGCGGTGCGGTTGATGGGGGCCGATCCGACCGTGCAGCGCGAGGAGGTCTCGGAGGAGGAGCTGCGCGACATGGTCGCGGTGCAGCCGACGTTCACGACGGAGCAGCGACAGATCATCGATGGCGCGTTCGAGATCGCCGAACGCACCCTCGACGAGATCCTCGTCCCTCGAAGGGACGTGTTCGTCGTCGACGACGCTTGGCCGTGCCGCGACGCGCTCGTGAGACTCGCCGCGTCAGGTCACAGCCGGGCCCCAGTGGGGGCGGGTGGCGGACTCGACCACGTGACCGGGATGGTGCATCTGAGGCAACTGCTCGATGCCGGCGACGAACCGGTGTCGGCGGTGGTGATGGAGATCCCGATGTTCCCCGACTCGGCCAAGGCGCTCCGTGTGCTGCGGCAGATGCAGACACGTCGCGTCCAGATGGCGTTGGTGGTCGATGAACATGGGGGTGCTGCCGGAATCGTGACCGTCGAGGACCTGGTGGAGGAGCTCGTCGGCGAGATCTACGACGAAACGGACCCCGATCTCGCCACCGTCGTCCACGAAGCCGACGGCACGATCGTCCTGCCCGGCCGTTTCCCGATCCACGATCTGCCCGACATCGATGTCGACGTGCCCGGCGGGGAGTACACGACGATCGCCGGCCTCGTGCTGGACCGACTCGGCTCGATCCCCGCACCGGGGGACGAGACCACCGTCGACGGTTGGCGCCTCACCGTGCGAGCCATGCGCGGCCACGCCATCACCGAGGTCGCGCTGTTGTCGACCGCGGAACCGTCCACCGAAGCGGAGCCGCTCATCGAGCCACCCGAGGACGATCGGTAG
- a CDS encoding TetR/AcrR family transcriptional regulator, whose product MASPDATKTDTKRQRLSADRILDGAVALADLIGADALTIRKLADALETKPMTIYHHVPNKDAILDGMVDRVFAEIDRPPVDLEWKPAIRHRCLSAREILSHHPWAVPLMESRTNPGPETLRHHDAVLGCLRRGGLSLEMTAHAYALVDSYVYGFALQEASLPATGGDELADLAGTLIEPLPEGAFPHLTEFTTEFVLQPGYDFRAEFEFGLDLVLDALERLV is encoded by the coding sequence ATGGCATCGCCGGATGCGACGAAGACCGACACGAAGCGACAACGGCTCAGCGCCGATCGGATCCTCGACGGCGCGGTCGCGCTCGCGGACCTGATCGGCGCGGACGCATTGACGATCCGCAAGCTCGCCGACGCACTCGAGACCAAGCCGATGACGATCTACCACCACGTTCCGAACAAGGACGCGATCCTCGACGGCATGGTCGATCGGGTGTTCGCCGAGATCGACCGACCACCCGTCGATCTCGAATGGAAGCCGGCCATCCGTCATCGTTGTCTGTCGGCCCGCGAGATCCTGAGCCACCACCCGTGGGCCGTGCCCCTCATGGAGTCCCGGACCAACCCCGGACCGGAGACACTCCGTCATCACGACGCGGTACTCGGCTGCCTGCGGCGCGGCGGCCTCTCGCTGGAGATGACGGCGCACGCCTACGCTCTCGTCGACAGCTATGTCTACGGGTTCGCCCTCCAGGAGGCGAGTCTCCCGGCAACCGGCGGCGACGAGCTGGCCGACCTCGCCGGCACCCTCATCGAGCCGCTACCCGAGGGCGCCTTCCCGCACCTGACCGAGTTCACGACCGAGTTCGTGCTCCAACCCGGCTATGACTTCCGGGCGGAGTTCGAGTTCGGTCTCGACCTCGTCCTCGACGCACTCGAGCGTCTGGTCTGA
- a CDS encoding DUF4386 family protein, which produces MTTIHTPPTPTRPGRYSAKAGGFGALVAATTFIFGIALLVSSLSDYTEGDPTPAESVEFLVGHQGTLFAWYLVIFLVFGAAIIPLARALHARLADVSPLLADASAVFAYIWAGLMFATGMISNIGITAVADLDETDPAAAETLWSSIDAVTEGLGGGNELVGGMWILLVSLAAWGSRRLPTGMNVIGVASGAAGLITLVPGLSDVGIVFGLGSIVWFAWAGIVLLRASSDRATRMDAAR; this is translated from the coding sequence ATGACCACGATCCACACCCCGCCGACACCCACGAGGCCCGGGCGGTATTCGGCCAAAGCCGGTGGTTTCGGCGCTCTCGTCGCCGCGACGACATTCATCTTCGGCATCGCACTCCTCGTCAGCAGTCTGAGCGACTACACCGAGGGCGACCCGACGCCGGCCGAGTCGGTCGAATTCCTCGTCGGGCACCAGGGCACGTTGTTCGCCTGGTATCTGGTGATCTTCCTGGTGTTCGGCGCAGCCATCATCCCGCTGGCCCGTGCGCTGCACGCCCGCCTCGCCGACGTCAGCCCGCTTCTTGCCGACGCCAGCGCCGTGTTCGCCTACATCTGGGCCGGCCTGATGTTCGCCACCGGCATGATCTCCAACATCGGCATCACCGCCGTCGCCGACCTCGACGAGACAGACCCCGCAGCTGCCGAGACGCTGTGGTCGAGCATCGACGCCGTCACCGAGGGGCTCGGCGGCGGCAACGAACTCGTCGGCGGCATGTGGATCCTGCTGGTCAGCCTCGCCGCTTGGGGCAGCCGCCGCCTCCCCACCGGGATGAATGTCATCGGCGTCGCCAGCGGCGCCGCGGGCCTCATCACCCTCGTGCCCGGCTTGTCCGACGTCGGCATAGTCTTCGGGCTCGGCTCGATCGTCTGGTTCGCCTGGGCCGGCATCGTCCTGCTCCGGGCCAGCTCCGACCGCGCGACGCGGATGGACGCGGCCCGATGA
- a CDS encoding histidine kinase, with protein MASDRAIDEMPADRRRRRWTRGLVVVGLVIWSSGIAMWELSWIGGLAASLIGGGMLSYGLSALAQGPRDATSPVWTVTVPVAISLVLISQGVGRSDFEARVMLVGLGTLGMILVFLRILDDRLAIERELAEHTLADERRRLAGEVHDVVGHTLSASMLHTAAARLSVRSDPDAAIASLERAEQQGRRSMDDIRSVVRLLRDDPGTAPPTPLAGELPELVESFRTAGADIAYTASGGLDDVPAPTALTVYRVVQEGLTNAVRHGTGTVGVTVEVAGTDVGVEIVNDCYVRRPATTPGSGLVGMRERVNAIGGTLEASGSGGDGRWVLRARIPT; from the coding sequence ATGGCTTCCGACCGGGCGATCGACGAAATGCCCGCTGATCGGCGGCGGCGTCGGTGGACGCGCGGGCTGGTGGTCGTCGGGCTCGTCATCTGGTCATCCGGCATCGCAATGTGGGAGCTGTCGTGGATCGGAGGCCTGGCCGCGAGCCTCATCGGCGGTGGAATGCTGAGCTACGGACTGAGCGCGCTGGCGCAGGGCCCCCGCGATGCCACTTCGCCGGTGTGGACAGTGACAGTCCCGGTGGCGATCTCCTTGGTGCTGATCAGCCAGGGCGTCGGCCGGTCCGACTTCGAGGCGCGGGTGATGCTCGTCGGGCTCGGCACGCTCGGCATGATCCTCGTCTTCCTGCGGATTCTCGATGATCGGCTGGCGATCGAACGTGAGCTCGCCGAGCACACGCTGGCCGACGAGCGTCGCCGACTCGCCGGGGAGGTCCACGACGTCGTCGGGCACACGCTGTCGGCGTCGATGTTGCACACGGCGGCGGCTCGGCTGTCGGTGCGCTCGGATCCCGACGCCGCGATCGCGTCGTTGGAACGCGCCGAGCAACAGGGGCGCCGGTCGATGGACGACATCCGCAGTGTCGTGCGGCTCCTGCGCGACGACCCCGGCACCGCACCGCCGACACCGTTGGCCGGTGAGCTGCCGGAGCTGGTGGAGAGCTTTCGCACCGCCGGGGCCGACATCGCCTACACCGCCAGCGGGGGCCTCGACGACGTGCCCGCCCCGACCGCGCTGACCGTCTACCGGGTGGTGCAGGAGGGGCTGACCAACGCCGTACGCCATGGCACGGGAACGGTCGGTGTCACCGTCGAGGTGGCCGGAACCGACGTCGGCGTCGAGATCGTCAACGATTGCTACGTTCGCCGCCCGGCCACGACGCCGGGGAGTGGACTCGTCGGCATGCGCGAGCGGGTCAACGCCATCGGCGGAACGCTGGAGGCCAGCGGTTCCGGCGGCGATGGACGGTGGGTACTGCGGGCCAGGATCCCGACATGA
- a CDS encoding response regulator transcription factor, whose amino-acid sequence MIRVLLVDDQEVIREGLRSLIATDPELTVVGECADGDEVVELIERCSPDVVVMDIRMKRVDGATATANVRATGGPPVLVLSTFDDDDTLAAALRAGAAGFVLKSAPGEDILRALAAVAAGDAWIDPHVAGRVLDAYRDQTPREPIDLSVLTDRELDVLKVVGRGFNNREAAAELFVSEATIKTHLSRALTKLGLRDRSAAIVFAHDHHIR is encoded by the coding sequence ATGATTCGCGTGTTGCTGGTCGACGACCAGGAGGTCATTCGCGAAGGCTTGCGGAGTCTGATCGCCACCGACCCTGAGCTCACGGTCGTGGGCGAGTGCGCCGACGGTGACGAAGTGGTCGAGCTGATCGAGCGGTGCTCCCCCGATGTCGTCGTGATGGACATCCGCATGAAACGCGTCGACGGTGCCACCGCAACCGCGAACGTGCGCGCCACCGGCGGCCCGCCGGTCCTGGTGCTGTCCACGTTCGACGACGACGACACGCTGGCCGCCGCACTTCGGGCCGGCGCCGCCGGGTTCGTGCTGAAGTCCGCCCCGGGTGAGGACATCCTGCGTGCCCTCGCCGCCGTCGCCGCGGGCGATGCCTGGATCGACCCGCATGTGGCGGGCCGGGTGCTCGATGCCTATCGGGACCAGACGCCCCGAGAGCCGATCGACCTCTCGGTGCTCACCGACAGGGAACTCGACGTGCTCAAGGTGGTCGGGCGCGGGTTCAACAACCGCGAAGCGGCCGCCGAGTTGTTCGTCAGCGAAGCGACCATCAAGACCCATCTCAGCCGCGCGCTCACCAAGCTGGGCCTACGCGACCGCAGCGCCGCCATCGTGTTCGCCCACGACCATCACATCCGGTAG
- a CDS encoding DUF1772 domain-containing protein has product MKRFVHQSLAVVGSAMFTGVMLTIGLALGRYWLDLEPQEFAVWFEANFILLLPCVVVTLVPAFIGVGWLLKRDWDVPRLRRGWLIAFAGLGIASAITAVYHLPANFRLWGLDQTDAEVTSELRWWLIMHVPRTLAGLVGAVAALWTALESAQALPSPAAHEREPTATSGLTGGASR; this is encoded by the coding sequence ATGAAGCGATTCGTCCACCAGAGCCTTGCCGTCGTCGGCTCGGCGATGTTCACGGGGGTCATGCTCACGATCGGGCTCGCGCTCGGCCGCTACTGGCTCGATCTCGAGCCGCAGGAATTCGCGGTGTGGTTCGAAGCGAACTTCATCCTGCTGCTGCCCTGTGTCGTGGTCACACTGGTTCCCGCGTTCATCGGTGTGGGCTGGTTGCTGAAGCGGGACTGGGACGTGCCTCGACTGCGCAGAGGCTGGCTGATCGCGTTCGCCGGCTTGGGTATCGCATCAGCGATCACCGCCGTCTACCACCTCCCGGCCAACTTCCGTCTGTGGGGCCTGGACCAGACCGACGCCGAGGTCACTTCCGAGCTCCGCTGGTGGCTGATCATGCACGTACCGCGGACGCTCGCGGGCCTCGTCGGCGCCGTCGCCGCGCTGTGGACCGCGCTCGAATCCGCGCAGGCGCTGCCGTCTCCGGCCGCTCACGAACGAGAGCCCACCGCCACGTCCGGCCTGACCGGCGGAGCATCAAGATGA
- a CDS encoding DUF418 domain-containing protein, which translates to MRRSRHAHAVARPASGPTTNAERITSLDLIRGVAILGILPMNALVFGLADTAYFNVSADGVEQPLDWIIGILTMVFVDQKMMALFSLLFGVGVVIFAERAAAKNRRVVWLSLWRFALLLGVGVAHAALWFGDILVLYAMCAPIVLLVRKLPARLLAGAGVVLALAGAALAPFVQATIGADGTELGDYWFAGAGAKSTDVQDWFLLNAGGRALGLMLIGVALYRLCIVQGERDNAYYRHLARWGIGAGAAVTAVGSTIHIATDWSADHALTGTIPTGLGTIPMALGYMAAIILWNRSGSRHLERFRNAGRMALTNYLTQTFVGLATLGWLLGGVDLTRTMIAVWILAVWALQLWWSTWWLERFRYGPFEWAWRCGTYRSWQPLRRPRRRALMPT; encoded by the coding sequence TTGAGGCGATCCCGGCACGCACACGCCGTCGCTCGCCCCGCGTCGGGACCGACCACCAACGCGGAGCGGATCACGTCGCTCGACCTGATCCGTGGTGTCGCCATCCTGGGAATCCTGCCGATGAACGCATTGGTCTTCGGCCTCGCCGACACCGCCTACTTCAACGTGTCCGCCGATGGAGTCGAACAACCGCTCGATTGGATCATCGGCATCCTCACGATGGTCTTCGTGGACCAGAAGATGATGGCGCTGTTCTCACTGCTGTTCGGTGTCGGCGTCGTCATCTTCGCCGAGCGAGCTGCAGCCAAGAACCGGCGCGTGGTGTGGCTCAGCCTGTGGCGCTTCGCCCTGCTCCTCGGGGTCGGGGTGGCCCACGCGGCGCTGTGGTTCGGCGACATCCTCGTGCTCTACGCGATGTGTGCTCCGATCGTGCTCCTCGTGCGCAAACTCCCCGCCCGCCTCCTCGCGGGCGCCGGAGTCGTACTCGCCCTCGCGGGCGCCGCTCTGGCGCCGTTCGTCCAGGCGACGATCGGCGCAGATGGCACCGAACTCGGCGACTATTGGTTCGCCGGTGCCGGAGCGAAGTCCACCGACGTGCAGGACTGGTTCCTGCTCAATGCCGGCGGCCGAGCACTCGGTCTCATGCTCATCGGCGTCGCCCTCTACCGGCTCTGCATCGTTCAGGGCGAACGCGACAACGCCTACTACCGACACCTCGCGCGGTGGGGCATCGGCGCCGGCGCCGCGGTCACCGCTGTCGGCTCGACGATCCACATCGCCACCGACTGGTCCGCCGACCACGCCCTCACGGGCACCATCCCCACCGGGCTCGGCACCATCCCCATGGCGCTCGGCTACATGGCCGCCATCATCCTGTGGAACCGCAGCGGCAGCCGCCACCTCGAACGCTTCCGCAACGCGGGCCGCATGGCGCTCACCAACTACCTGACCCAGACCTTCGTCGGTCTCGCCACGCTCGGTTGGCTGCTCGGCGGGGTCGACCTCACCCGCACCATGATCGCGGTCTGGATCCTCGCCGTCTGGGCCCTCCAGCTCTGGTGGTCGACCTGGTGGCTCGAACGCTTCCGCTACGGCCCGTTCGAATGGGCGTGGCGATGCGGTACCTACCGATCATGGCAGCCGCTGCGCAGGCCACGCAGACGGGCGCTGATGCCGACCTGA
- a CDS encoding NAD(P)-dependent alcohol dehydrogenase: MNETSTEPRGNRTTMRAVTQGTYGSSDVLDVTTIDRPNIAHDEVLIEVEAAGLDRGVWHLMTGMPYLIRIMGYGLTKPKNPVPGMDVAGRVVEIGRDVTRFSVGDDVFGIGAGTFAEYATAKETKLTHKPDGVTFEQAAVSTISGIAALQALTTVGRLEPGQHVLVIGASGGVGSFAVQLAKALGATVTGVASPAKLDAVRALGADHVVDYSRQQIDEGEHQYDLVIDTGGRNKLSRLRRALRPTGTLVIVGGEDGDRLTGGIGRQLRAALLSPFVTQRLTFFVSSESLEFIEPLAEHLANGNVTAAIGQQFDLDGVPSAIAAMEAGTLTAKTAIKVRP; the protein is encoded by the coding sequence ATGAACGAGACATCAACCGAACCACGCGGGAACCGCACCACGATGCGAGCCGTCACCCAAGGCACCTACGGCTCGAGCGACGTCCTCGATGTCACCACGATCGACCGGCCGAACATCGCCCACGACGAGGTCCTGATCGAGGTGGAGGCGGCCGGCCTCGACCGTGGCGTCTGGCACCTGATGACGGGCATGCCCTACCTGATCCGGATCATGGGCTACGGCCTCACCAAGCCCAAGAACCCGGTGCCGGGCATGGACGTCGCCGGCCGCGTCGTCGAGATCGGCCGTGACGTCACCCGTTTCTCCGTGGGCGACGATGTTTTCGGCATCGGCGCCGGCACCTTCGCCGAGTACGCCACCGCCAAGGAGACGAAGCTGACCCACAAGCCCGACGGCGTCACGTTCGAACAAGCCGCGGTGTCGACGATCTCGGGCATCGCCGCGCTCCAGGCCCTGACCACCGTCGGCCGACTCGAGCCGGGTCAACACGTCCTGGTCATCGGCGCGTCGGGCGGGGTCGGCTCGTTCGCCGTGCAGTTGGCCAAGGCGCTCGGCGCCACGGTCACGGGTGTGGCGAGCCCCGCCAAGCTCGACGCCGTCCGCGCGCTCGGCGCCGATCACGTCGTCGACTACAGCCGACAGCAGATCGACGAAGGCGAGCACCAATACGACCTCGTCATCGACACCGGCGGTCGCAACAAGCTCTCCCGACTCCGACGGGCACTCAGACCGACGGGCACCCTCGTCATCGTCGGCGGCGAGGACGGCGACCGGCTCACCGGCGGCATCGGACGCCAACTTCGCGCCGCGCTGCTGTCACCGTTCGTCACGCAACGACTCACCTTCTTCGTGAGCAGCGAATCGCTCGAGTTCATCGAGCCGCTCGCCGAGCATCTCGCCAACGGCAATGTCACCGCCGCCATCGGCCAACAGTTCGACCTCGATGGCGTCCCTTCGGCGATCGCGGCGATGGAAGCCGGCACCCTCACGGCCAAGACCGCCATCAAGGTCAGACCATGA
- a CDS encoding alpha/beta hydrolase has product MFDPTDFPEPTIISVNGVELEVFEAGRENAEPIVLCHGWPEHAFSWRHQMPALAAAGYHVIVPNQRGYGNSSRPTAVTDYDIAHLTGDLVALLDHFGYDTATFVGHDWGANVVWNMALLHPDRLDGVINLALPYQERGEQPWIEMMEQVFGSDFYFVHFNRQPGVADAVLDENTFQFLRNMYRKNQPLVAPDPGMMMINIAQAEAPAGEPVMSENELAVFVSAFETAGFSGSINWYRNMDRNWHLLADVDPIVRTPALMIYGEQDPIPRSERLSEFVPAVDEISLDCGHWIQQELPDETTRAILDWLERGSDTSLV; this is encoded by the coding sequence ATGTTCGACCCAACCGATTTTCCCGAGCCCACGATCATCTCTGTCAACGGGGTGGAACTCGAAGTGTTCGAAGCCGGTCGCGAGAACGCCGAACCCATCGTGTTGTGCCACGGTTGGCCGGAGCACGCCTTCTCGTGGCGTCACCAAATGCCCGCGCTCGCAGCAGCGGGCTACCACGTCATCGTTCCCAACCAGCGGGGCTACGGCAACTCATCGCGACCGACCGCGGTGACTGACTACGACATCGCACATCTGACGGGCGATCTTGTCGCTCTTCTCGATCACTTCGGATACGACACGGCAACGTTCGTCGGTCACGACTGGGGAGCGAACGTCGTGTGGAACATGGCACTACTGCACCCCGACCGGCTCGACGGTGTCATCAACCTGGCGCTGCCGTACCAAGAGCGCGGGGAGCAACCCTGGATCGAGATGATGGAACAGGTATTCGGCAGCGACTTCTACTTCGTCCACTTCAACCGGCAGCCGGGCGTTGCCGACGCGGTGCTGGACGAGAACACCTTCCAGTTCCTTCGCAACATGTACCGGAAGAACCAGCCGCTCGTCGCTCCGGATCCGGGAATGATGATGATCAACATCGCACAGGCCGAGGCCCCGGCGGGAGAGCCGGTCATGAGCGAGAACGAACTGGCTGTGTTCGTCTCCGCATTCGAAACGGCAGGGTTCTCCGGCAGCATCAATTGGTACCGGAACATGGACCGCAACTGGCACCTGTTGGCAGATGTCGACCCGATCGTACGAACGCCGGCACTCATGATCTATGGCGAGCAGGACCCGATCCCGAGGTCCGAACGTCTGTCCGAGTTCGTCCCCGCCGTGGACGAGATCAGCCTGGACTGCGGCCACTGGATCCAGCAAGAACTGCCGGACGAGACAACCCGAGCGATCCTGGACTGGCTGGAGCGAGGTTCTGACACCTCTCTTGTGTGA